The following is a genomic window from Prunus persica cultivar Lovell chromosome G7, Prunus_persica_NCBIv2, whole genome shotgun sequence.
TAATACATACATTATCAACCCTGAAAGATTCTTTTGGGCGCATTTCTATATGGAAAAGTTTAGTAACGTCCCTTTAAACTTCCtaagctttttattttattttcaattttaatggAAGTGGCCCTTTGCATTATAATGAAAGTCGTCATCACCTTGCAGGAGAAGATAAGAACAAAGCACCACACTTTATGTGGGAGCAGGATGGACTCATGATTTGAAATAGGGTGGAAAGCCAAGGGTTAATTTATAAGAATGGTACTTATTTAATTACAACGTACATGTGGGGCACATACTagattaataataattgtgACAAATTGTCtgtgaaaaattatttagAAAAGGCCTACTCTCTGTCTCTTCTAGAGGaggataaattatttttattattgaagGGTACTTAAAGTTATCGTGAATTTTAAGAttttagtaaaagaaaaaagaaaaaaaagaagggctTTTCACTAATAGGCCCATTCTAGcatgatatattatataaaaacacAGAGTCTATTTGGAgataaaaatccaaaactaaaactagcaacttattattttctacttgattcatttttattttaatatgtcatgctaaaatgagtttttgaataaatatctAAAAAAAGGGGCTTAGCGACATGAAAATGAAGCAAGTAGGTCTCATTAACATGGAGATCAATCAAATAGGTAACTGGAAAGGTCtgtaatataaaatgaaatcaaactCATCATGATTAAGTGAAGAAGAGATACATGATATATGATATAACATAACAGAATAGAGGTCATGTATAATTACAATTATCGGAGTAACAAGTAATTGCTGTGattattgatatatatatataataaagtaATTCCTCATCAGGGGCTAGCTTTAGCTTTAGCTTTAGCTTGATTGAGTAGTGGAGTGATTGATGATGAGTATGTTTTGATGGTGGGAGCGGCAGAGGGCGAAACTAGAGTCTCCAGGTATAAAGCCAGTTGAGAAGAATGAATATCCCCGGAGAGTATGGTTCGAAGTGTTCTGTGCCCCGGATTGTAGATGACTAGCTTCCTTTGATGCAACAGGATTACAATTTCACCGTTGTTTAAGATACGCACAAGCGACATCAATCCCAGGTATTCAGACTCCATCTTCTGCGGAATGGTTGTGAAAATAGTCCAAGACGCCTTCACCCCGTATTCATTCATCAACCACACCTCATAATCCGAGCCATGGGGGCTGTAAAGCATACTCAGGCATCCTCCCAAAACCCCCAAACCATAGAAGGAGAAGTTCTTGTCGCCCTCGCCTGGCAGGGGCACGTATCGGTACGTCTCCTCCGTTACATCAAAAGAAACGATTGAGAAAGGCCTCTCAGCAGCAGCAAGCCGGACGACCCAGTGGAGAGCCCCGTTCAATAGGGTGCCCACCACATTAGACAGAAAGTAACAAGGGAGGGTTTTGATGGCAGCTCTCCATGAATTGGTGTTCAAATTATACATGTCAAGGTGGGTGGCGAAATTGCCATTCCTACTGGAACAAGAGGCCCTCACGATTTTGTAATCGTCGTTGCTGGAATCGTAGCCAAAGCCATAGAAGTAGTCCTTACCCGAATAATAATTATTGgttggaggtggaggtggaggtggaggtggtacTGGTTGAAGTTGCCTGGTGGATGGATTATAAATCATCATATCTTGAGAGTCAAGCACCAAACATAAGAGGCCATTACAAGATCCAACAATCTTCATGTCTTGAACTGCCTGGTGCCTCATCGGGGACTCATGTACCTCCTCCACGACTACTACTCTAGTACTAGTTGTGCGAGCTGCTCCAGCTGCATCTGCCTCTGTTGATCCGGCTTCAATTCTAGTATCGAGTACTTGTACATGTACCGACTTAAGGATGGACAAGGAGGAGGAGAGCATGACTAGTGCTTTTGATGATCTAGTTttaccatcatcatcaccctCATCTTGTTTTGTAGAGTGGTTGTGGAGGTGTGACTTGATGAATTTTGGGTCGGAGATGAGAGCAAGCCATGGCTTGCATACGCATCTGAAGCGAAGCAGCGACTTCACCGGCAGCTGCAACAGGATTTCCTCTACAATCTCACAAGGAAGCTGCCGCTGAAGAtcttgttcatcttcttctttattgttgttgagaaattgaTGATCCAATAATGAGGTTTCCATCGATATTGTCGTCgcttgttgttgttgttgttgttgttgttgttgtgtggATTGGAGGTTGAGAGTTGATGAGATCCAATGTTGATCCATGTCCATGTGCAGCAGGTTGAGACACTCCATCTAATCTATTCACCTACCTACAAGTAAAATATTCTATCAATTTCAGACCAGCTAGTGTAAAGTGTAAACTAAACTGCACTGCACGCACAtacttataaattaatttgggAAGGCTCCAGTGCTCCACTCCCAACTTTGGATAAGTACACACTACCTAACAGCAAAACATACATTATTTATAACGAAGACAGTTTATACGTCGTCTACTTGTGCGAGTTACATAATTGCATAATTGCATAATTGCATTGCACCTACCCCAGCCCACGCACGATTATTTGTGTCCACCAATGGAATTTTTACAGGATTCCTAGCTTGTGAGGAGTAAGGATAAGGAATAGCTTTTTTAGAgtttgatatatataatatgcatTAATTGGAAGACTAATAAGCTAACAGACAGCCATGAATCCATGAATCCATGAATCCATGATCAGGAAAGTGAGGAGGAAACAACAAGAGTTAGAGACAAGAAGATTATTGATCAAGTTAATAATTCTTGCCTAAAATACATGCaaatttaaagaaacaaagaagagttAACCATGAGCAAACCCCTGATCAGCAAACCCTGAAGAAATAGAAAGAGCAAGCTAGCCACCCCAAAGAAATAGATTGCATCTTCACGAGATATATACAATACAATGCAATCAACCAATCCCATATTTAAACAGAATCTAATCGGAATATGACATCTACTACTTGTTTTGATCCTCTATTCTATATATGTATTAAGATGGGATGGCAAGTTTAATTACCCGCCGCTGACCGCTGACCGCTGATGGATGGAACAAATTAGGCGCTCGATCGCTGGGTGtgaagctgctgctgctgctgctgctagaGATTATTCTTCTTCAAACTGCTTCATttccaatctctctctctctctctctctctctctctctctctctctctctctctctctactatTGAATGAAATTAATTTGTAAAAGTCATTCGTCGAAGGAGTCTATTGATGAAAATGTCAAATAAAATGGCGTGCTTTTTCAGCTATGACTATCAGATCATCTTCTGCCACAAATTTAGTGATAATCCACCAGGCATCGccattataatattataaactCAAAATGGTCctcatttgaaaaaacaaagggCAGCAATGCAATAGTcaattaaaatacaaatattaaaaacaaattaaggGTTTGTGTTCGACAAAAATTCTCTATGGataagaataaaatatatagaaaaaacctattgaaatttaattataGAATTGTCTTTTCTAGTGTCTAGCTAgctatatattaaattatatttttgtttttgttttttttcatatatagaaTATAATTTATTGACTAAATTACCCCTTTAAAAGTAACAGAGGTAAAAAGAATTTAATCTTAAATcgattgaaattgaaaccagATGATAAAAatgtttaaattaaaatcacaGAAATCTTAATAGTAAAAGAGATAAACCACATGTACTATAAATGACTTTTTACCTTTATTAAATTGGCCAAAGTGGGAATGAAAATGATTGACTCACCTACTTTCCTCTTTTAATTTGTGTGGTGTGTGGTGTGTGGTGTGTGCGCGGGCGCAAttggctgctgctgctgctgacaAAAGGTTTGCTTGGTCCGATTCGGTTGCCCATTTATCATTGATAAGGCATAAAGGACGTCTCCTATCTTATCAACTTTAAGGTGTAGCaagtttttcaattatttttatttttgcttcaTAAAGCACCAGAGTTATtgaatcaatcaatcaatgcGTATTATTATTCAGATTGAAGAAATAAACAGGAGAGAGAAGcatccaatccaacggcatGATTGACAATGCAATTTAACCAAAGCAGGCATCATCACACACTGACAGTACGTTCGTTTGCTCTACTATACAGAATACAGAATACAGAATACAGAATACAGATTACAGATTACTTAGCTAGAATAAGCACGAATTCACATCCATAAACACAGTAACAGACACACTTAGACAACACTCAAGAGTCAAGAGGCACACTGAGATGCACGCACCGGCACAATAAGATATACAACAAAACAAAGGCCATCCAACTAACTAATGGGACACTGAAACCACTTGTTTTCCAACGTTGCGACCACTAAAAAGTCCAACCAATGCTGCAGGTCCATTCTCAAGCCCTTCAGCAATGTCTTCTAAATATACCACTCTTCCCTCTCTTATGCAAGGCAGAATATACTCCAAGTACTTGGGATACAGGTGATAGTAATCCCGGACTGTAAATCCTTGCATATGGATCCGCTTATATATCAGACACATCAAATTCGTCACACCTTCCGGTCGATCAAGATTATACTGTGATATCATTCCACACACTGCAATGCGGCCATGGACTCTCATGTTAAGGAGGACCGCATCAAGCAAATTTCCCCCAACATTCTCAAAGTATATGTCAATGCCTTCTGGAAAGTACCTGATAATGGAAGCaagtgtgagtttagtatgatCCAATCCAAATCACTGTAGTCACATGATAGTTTCATCTGCAGTCACATAAATTCTCATGAAacttttcttcacttttgtGTCATGATTGTCTGATATGTTGGCTATCACATGTCATATCTGCATACCAAATTGTTGATGTGTGATGGGCAGTATGCATAacatcaacaaaaataatgaaaataattcagatggcaaagttttttttatatcccTAGTGTGTGTCATCCACATTAACTTCATTCCCTGCACTATATATAAAGAATTCATGAAATGGCACAGTGCTTTCtcaatatgtttcttttttttcttttctttttttcggaATTAGAAGATGGCTAAACCTCATTGCATATGCCTAGTATATACCTAAACTTAATGTTGCATAGCACATTTGCAAGTTACTTTTGCATAAAGTTGCAGAGATAGATGAAGCTCCTCCAAATTTGTGTGGTAGATTGTAAAGTGTTTATGGAAGATTGATGTATACGGATGAAGCTGAAGCTGAAAATATACTCTTCACATGacatataaattattaaatgcacattcTTCGAGTTTCTGAGCAAAATTTAGGCTCCATTTGCAGCGAACTATGCACTGACCTTTTCAAAGCTGCATTCAGGTCATGCTCTTCCTTATAGTTGAAAGCTTCATCAAATTTAAGCTTATTCTTCAAAAGTTCAACCTAGTATAAAAATACGCAGAAGATTATCATTTTTTGAAAACTACATACAACCAGACACCCCCACAAGCCACATGCAACAATCTTAAACTCCCATACtcattatttaaaatatttaagttAATCTTGGAATAAATAACTCCATTGTTAAAAATTTGCACCGAAAGTGAAAAATGCTTTTGGACTTCTGCATTAGAATTTGCACCCAAGAATGTAAAAGGGGAATTACCACTACTCAAACATAAGCAAGAAAATCCAACTAAACAATCATACAATAAATTCTGGAGAGCAGGCAGC
Proteins encoded in this region:
- the LOC18770033 gene encoding F-box/kelch-repeat protein At3g23880 — encoded protein: MECLNLLHMDMDQHWISSTLNLQSTQQQQQQQQQQATTISMETSLLDHQFLNNNKEEDEQDLQRQLPCEIVEEILLQLPVKSLLRFRCVCKPWLALISDPKFIKSHLHNHSTKQDEGDDDGKTRSSKALVMLSSSLSILKSVHVQVLDTRIEAGSTEADAAGAARTTSTRVVVVEEVHESPMRHQAVQDMKIVGSCNGLLCLVLDSQDMMIYNPSTRQLQPVPPPPPPPPPTNNYYSGKDYFYGFGYDSSNDDYKIVRASCSSRNGNFATHLDMYNLNTNSWRAAIKTLPCYFLSNVVGTLLNGALHWVVRLAAAERPFSIVSFDVTEETYRYVPLPGEGDKNFSFYGLGVLGGCLSMLYSPHGSDYEVWLMNEYGVKASWTIFTTIPQKMESEYLGLMSLVRILNNGEIVILLHQRKLVIYNPGHRTLRTILSGDIHSSQLALYLETLVSPSAAPTIKTYSSSITPLLNQAKAKAKASP